The DNA window ATGCTTTTCGGAACCTGTAGCTGGCATGGCTTCTTCTGCAGGCAGAGGTATAGGCCAGGCTTGGGAGAGTTATGGAGTTTCTTGTGCTCAGCTGGTCAGCTGTATCTGCGATTGTCATCTGAAGGGACTTACTAgaagctgcagacagcagaacTAATTCCAGTGGCCTCTTAAAGGCAGGAAGAGGCTCTGGCTGCTTAACCTGCCTGACTACAACATGGGCATTGGTTCCTCCAAATCCAAAGCAGTTGATGCCAGCTACCCTTCCATACTCACCAGAGTCTTCCCAGGGCTCAACAGTTGTGGGAACTGCAAGGTTTAACTTCTCTGTATCAATGCTGCTCATCTCCTTTGAGTAATGCAAAGATGGAACAATCTTTCCATGATGCATCATCAGAAGCACTTTAATtagccctgctgctccagcagctgatTCAGTGTGGCCAATATTTCCTTTCACTGAACCAATTTTCAGAGTGGGAGCTTGTGAAGATCTGTTTTTACAAATGATACTTCCTAGGCTTGCAGCTTCAGTAGGGTCTCCAGCAGCAGTTCCTGTACCGTGTGCTTCAATATACTGCACAACGGAGGGATTGACATGAGTTTCATAAATGCTACGCAGTAAGTTCTCTTGCTCTATTTGAGATGGTCTTGTGATTGGAGTTATAGACCTACCATTCTGATTTACTGCACTGATATTTATAACACCCCAGATTTTGCTGAAGTCTTCCATTGCCTGTtccacagggagagaaaattatctttaataATCTCATACTTTTTCTGTATAGGAGAAAAGAATCAAGAACAGACAGAATGTaatattaacttttaaatttgTGGTGTCTTTCCCATGCTAGGGGAAGTGcataaatgttttgttaatattaatattaatcttGAAttcaaaaagcctttttctagAATAATTATTAGAAttggaaatacaaaattcaaGTAAGCAACCAGTCTTTTAGGCTGCTTCACAATCTTACCTTTTTCAGTGGTTTGAGGAAAACAACACCACAGCCTTCTCCCCTTCCATAGCCATCTGCCTTTTTAGAGAAGGGTTTACTTATTCCCTCTGGAGAGATCATTTTTGCTTTACTGAGAGATACAAAGGTGCAGGGTTCTATTATGCAGTTTACACCACCACAAATAGCTGCTTCACAGTCTCCTggaataaagcagaaatatagTCATGTTGAGAGGTCCAAGATGAtagacagaaacattttaattacctATAACTTAATGGATTGAAAAGACAGTTATTATAGACAGACTctattaataatattaacaattctttgagatattttaattttcagaattgGAATCTCTCACTGAGGTACATCATTGAAAAAGTACCCAATACAGATCTCTAAAACTACATCAGGATATGGTTAAGAAAGTAACACAATTCCTTATAGGTTTCCTTCTACAGGTACGGTGGATATTTCTGAGGCACTAGAATCTTTTAGTTCTCTATCAGTAAAGATGAGTCTGCAGAAAGTGTTATTAATCCACtgaagcaattttaaaatatgaagtatCAATCCTTCATGTCTTTACCATCTCTTCAGTCCCATTACCTGATTTAATTGCTCGCAAGGCATAGtgcagagcaaaaagaaatgatgaacAAGCAGTGTCAATTGTCAGCGATGGTCCAGTCAGATTAAACGTGTAGGACACCCGGTTAGCAGCTATGCTCATTGCTGTTCCTGTACCAGcataatgatttatttcatcTGATGATTTGCTTCTTACAATTTCATAGTCTCGATTCATAAGACCTATAAAAATATCGAATATGTGTCACATTAACCTGAGCAAACAAAAGGGACGTACAGCTCTGAGCTTgataatgattttgtttttctgtttcagtattAACCTACATAGCACTAGGACTCCTGTGGTGAAACTTTGCTTCTACTCAAAACAAAGGCCAGACTCCCAGCAATTTCTGCTGGATCCAACTTACACAAATATACCTAACACTTGAATTTTTAACCTGGAAAAATGACAGGCCTGTTCTGCTTGCTTAGCTCATTGTATGACACAGTTAAGTTGTGTGTAGCCTGTTTAGACTCCTGTATCTCAATTTAAGCAAGGTTGGTTTGGCTTAGCTATGGGAATAGATATTAAGAAGTTAGAATGAGGACAGCTGGGATAGAAATGCACAGATCATTACCTTCTTCAGATGTTCCAAGTTAAATGTCATAGCACAAGTCAtaccaagtattttttttaatgtacctttgttttgcttgctgtgaTCCACTAAGCAAGGCAGTAATAGAAAAGAACAAGGCCTGTGCCTCTGAGAGAAGTCATTACCTCTCTCTGGAACACACATGCTTGGAGTACAGGGGATCTCAAGTCTATAGGCATGTGTGGAAAATgcagtatatttatttattatatatatatatatatatacatttatatttatatatttatttatatacatttataattatatatttataattatatttatatatttgtttattgaatatatatttaaataggtGTACTGTATGTCCCAGAGCATGTCCCAGAGTAAAAGACAATCTAAAGAGTTTGTCTCTATAGTTTCATCAGCCTAACTATCCCAGAAAACTCCTCTTAAAATAGACACACATTTACACCAGCAAAAATGGGCTAGCTTCTCCACACAATCAGCTGTTGGACAAGTGCTCCTTGGTAGCATGTGACTATCTACATGCGAATTTCTGCTGGTTTCAAAGGATCTTAACCTCTACAACACCTTAACCACCATTATACTGCAAAACATCAAGGTGTCATCAGTCTGAGTTGAGAGTATCAGTCCTGGAAAGGGTTGGTCTAGGTGAACAGTTTAACTTTTTCCTGCATCAACTTCAGTGCTGCAAGACACTAACACAGACACCTAACAGTATATACATTAATTATATGATGATCTTCTAGAGTAACCTAATATTCTTTCTCCACCAAAAATAGCCAGTAGTGTCATAGTACTGTAGCCTTAAGTTCTCCAATGCCAGAGGTACATATAAAGTTTACAAAAGAGTGTTCCATTCTTTATGAGGTTAAAATGGACATTATTCACCATGAAATGTTCTTACCAACAAAAACACCTGTTTTGGTGCCACTGATGGCTTCTACAGGGACTCCTGCATCCTCTAGTGCTTTGTATGTGCATTCTACCAGTAACTTCTGTTGTGGATCCATGGATTCGGCTTCCATATTATTAATTCCAAATAGGTGGTTGTCAAATGTattaaatctgttaaaaatataaatctctTAGAAAATGGTACAATAGGTATACaagatgcatttatttctagACCCAAAGTATGCATTTTTTGCAATGTCACTAAAAGCAAAGACCTAAGTGATGTTGAGACCACAGTTCCTATTTGtgaaattcagaaggaaaagattatAAGCCAaggacattttatttcctgccacaaaatatgtatttttatcaaCTATTTCACATTTCAGAGTTGTAAGACCACCCctcaaaatttttatttacactGGTGAATTATCCCGCTGGTACCAATAGGACTCCTTCATTATGAAAATTTGCAGAATGAGAGACTCTCACTGCTGCAATGTCATCATAGTCATCATAGATATTGTCTTCTAAGTTATGTAAAGGCAATGTTGACCAGTGGCTTTATAGTTTAAAACCAATAGATATAGAACCAGCTCAGATGCTTCCAAGGGATGCCCATACCCCTCtaataataaatggaaaatattttatgtttatgtgtgtgtttatcttttaaaagtctttgaaaTAAGTCACCCTTTCAAACAACCAAACCCAGACTTAATCTTGTATCCCACGATCCCATTCATATGGCCTTCCGTCTTTTCTTGATTTTagtggaaaattaaatatctaTTAGGAGACTATTTTCGTAAGTAATTCTGGGTTTTACAATCCAAACCTGTTAAGTGTTAATCCCAGGAGCCAATAAGATTACTTCTGTGCATGTCAACTTCTAATTGGAAAAAAGGCATGAGGATTTGCAGGAAATGtggatttaaaattaaagaaacttATATTGATCTGACTGTAGTTTGCTATTCTTAGCACTAGTAATAGCCCTCATACAGCTGTGCTCATATTTCTGATATAATTTCACATGAGACATCAGGGCACAAGTAAAGGGATACATACTGCAGGTTGTTTCTCCATGTCTTCTCTGTACACTAGGATCTTTACCtggtatttatatatacataatccCCCAGTATGATAAAGGACTGACTCAAATAAAAGGagtgaataacaaaaaaaaaaaaaaaaaaaaaaaaaaagtttatttttgaatatgtaACAGTATGAGACCAGGTAAAAGCAggattattattaaattatgaATAGTTCAGGTTTGCAAGCAAGTGTAACACTCCAATCAAGCATAATATCCCTTTTTTGACCATCTAGCAAACAGACCTTCTTACTTGTCTCTAAATTGTCACagcttcatttaaattaaagccAGCATAGGATTAGGTCCTAAGGTCCAGCAGAGCTGGCCAACCTTCAGGCTGAAGCTGGAAAAGATTCACCAGGCAGTTCATATAGCTCAGAATCCATACTATGCCACCCTCCTCCAGAGTCTGTAAGTGGACATACAAATTCTCTGGCAGGCCGTAGCCCACCTCAGATCTGGTACATACCACCTCGTGCATAGTGTGCATGTACTCTGCATACCCAAAATGCATACACATCCGCTGTGTGACAGCTGACATCTCAAGACATGATGAATTTACAAGTTGGATTATGCAACCAAAGATCCTATGTGGCCTGTGAATAAATGTGCTCATAAATGTCATATAACAGGAACTCCTGCAATTTGATAACTGCAAGTTTGTTGTGTGAGAAAACCTGTCATAAAAGAAAACCTGTTCCTAGGTCCAATTTGTAAGGTCTCCCTGTGGCTTGTACTTTCTGAAAGGCTGGACACATTAGCCTAGATACAGAAAAAGTCtgtgccacagcacagcagcagactTACTCATTGAGAAGAGCAGCGCGTGTTGTGCATGCTTTTCCTGGCTTGTTACTGTCTGGATCATACCACTCTTTGGTGTCAAACCTCTCTGGGGGTATTTCTACGGTGCAGTTTATGCCTTCCTCCAGGACTTTCCAGAAATTGTCAATTCCTTCACCTGttgtacaaatatttcaaagaaattaaattttgtgCTCCCTTTCACCATATACATGTAGAAATGTACATGGAATGTTACATGAAACTCCCATGTATATATCTAATTTGCTGAATAAGAAACACCACAgacaaagaaattattattctttggTGACAGGAGGATGGAAAGGAATGACTGATCCTTTCACTTCATGCTTAAATGTAAAGTTACCCCACAAAATTCATAACTTTTGTAAAACTCAAGAAGGTTTAAGATGTTTTTCCAAGCAAGTAAAATATCTCTAGCAAGTTGGCCATCAAAGAATCAGTGAATGGAGTTTAATCCAGTTGGCAGTGAGCCAGCAGTGACTGCAGATGGTCAAGAAGGCCAATTGCATCCTGAAAGGAGGTTTCCGCGAGGAAGGTGTCAATCTCTTTCCTTGGGTGACAAGTGATAGAACACAAGGAAACTGTCTCACATTGTTCCAGAGGaagtttagattggatattaggaagactttattcacagagagggtggtcaaacattggaatgggctgcccagggaagtggtggagtccccatccctggaagcattTAAGAGATGTGTAGACATGACACTAAGGGACACTGTTTAGTGATGGACTTGGTAGGTCATGTTGATCATTGGATTTGATGATCATGAAGGTCTTTTCtgacctaaatgattctgtgattctatggttgAGATCCAGAACTCCAGCTACAGGTATTGAGGCTATGTCTATGCTATCCTCTTAGCCCTGAAAACAACTAACAAGGCATCCACACTATGTCCCACATTTATCCTCCTCCCAGCTTCCACTTCCCTGTGGCTAACCTGTGGCATGGTGGTGCTAACCTCTGGCATGCTGACCAGGGGAGCTCTGATGTGGGCCAACACTGGGTTAGAGACTGTGATAACAGTAACAATGCCTGCATGACAGCAATCCCACCTAAAGCTAGCCATCCCTGGTTAGTCCATCATCATAGACAGCCAAGGACACTAGTTACACACGGGGTAATTTAAGAGTTCCCATCACTCAACTTCTTTTGAGGCAGATTCATTAAAAAAGCTCTGAAGATGTGCAGTGCAGGATCAGGACACATGTTGCATTTATTGCATGGAGATGTAACTAAGAACAATGTATCTGAAGAGAGGCTCTGGAGGGTCTGGACCAACAAATGGCTTCAATCAAATTAGTGTCTAATGCTGCAGTAAGAAAATGCTGCTACAGATTTTATAGAGTTTTACTGGAGTACTGGCAGCTTCAGAGTAGCAG is part of the Oxyura jamaicensis isolate SHBP4307 breed ruddy duck unplaced genomic scaffold, BPBGC_Ojam_1.0 oxyUn_random_OJ61624, whole genome shotgun sequence genome and encodes:
- the LOC118158933 gene encoding phthiocerol/phenolphthiocerol synthesis polyketide synthase type I PpsD-like, with product MEMETGDEIAIVGIACNFPGGEGIDNFWKVLEEGINCTVEIPPERFDTKEWYDPDSNKPGKACTTRAALLNEFNTFDNHLFGINNMEAESMDPQQKLLVECTYKALEDAGVPVEAISGTKTGVFVGLMNRDYEIVRSKSSDEINHYAGTGTAMSIAANRVSYTFNLTGPSLTIDTACSSFLFALHYALRAIKSGDCEAAICGGVNCIIEPCTFVSLSKAKMISPEGISKPFSKKADGYGRGEGCGVVFLKPLKKAMEDFSKIWGVINISAVNQNGRSITPITRPSQIEQENLLRSIYETHVNPSVVQYIEAHGTGTAAGDPTEAASLGSIICKNRSSQAPTLKIGSVKGNIGHTESAAGAAGLIKVLLMMHHGKIVPSLHYSKEMSSIDTEKLNLAVPTTVEPWEDSGEYGRVAGINCFGFGGTNAHVVVRQVKQPEPLPAFKRPLELVLLSAASSKSLQMTIADTADQLSTRNSITLPSLAYTSACRRSHASYRFRKAFVTNSLQHLQQEVMSARSTEFAMSKVEPQLVFVFCGNGVTLKEFSEAMLSSEPLFRDK